The region ACGTCAGCTGCCCGGACGGGGCAGCCGCTTTGATCCACAAACTGATTTCTTGTATGGTCATGAGTGACTTCACATGGCCTCCGGACCGGCATTGGCCGGAACCACGATTTCGGTAACGGAGGAATCGGGCGGTACGTTCATCGCGCGCAGCGCGTTGGTCGCAATCGCCGCGAAAGCGGGAGCGGCAACCTGGCCACCATAGTGGGCCGGGCCGGTCGGTTCATCGATCATCACGGCAATGATGAAGCGCGGCGCCGACATCGGCACCATGCCCACGAAAGAGCCGATATATTTGCGCGGCATCGCGTAGCGGCCGTTTTCCACCTTGTAGGCCGTGCCCGTCTTGCCGCCGACGCGGTAGCCGGCAACCTGGGCGCGCTTGGCCGAGCCGTGCGCGCCCGACACCACCAGCTCGAGCATGGCGCGCATTTCGGCGGCCGTTTTCGGCTTGATCACTTGCTGGCCCACAGGCAGTTCATTGACTTTCTGGAACGACAGGGGAATCGTGTCGCCATCGCGCGCGAACATCATGTAGGAACGCGCCAGCTGGATCAGCGACACGGAAATGCCGTTACCGTAGCTCATGGTCGCCTGCTCCACCGGGCGCCAGGATTTATACGGACGCACGCGGCCGGCCACGGCGCCGGGGAAGCCCCATTTCGGCTGCTGGCCGAAGCCCACCTTGGTAAACATTTCCCACATTTCCTGCGACGGCATGCCCAGCGCGATTTTCGAGGTGCCGATATTCGACGACATTTCGATGATCTCGGAAACATTGATCACGCCGTGCGGCTTGGTGTCGGTAATCGTGCGGTCGGCGATGGTGTAGCGGCCCGGACCCGTGTCGATCAGGGTACCCGGCTTGACCCGGCCCGTGTCGAGCGCCAGCGAGACCGTGATCGGCTTCAGGGTCGAACCGGGTTCGAAGGTATCGGTCATGACGCGGTTGCGCAGCTGCTGGCCGGTCAGCTTGCGGCGGTCGTTCGGGTCGTAGCTCGGGTAATTGGCCAGGGCCAGCACTTCGCCCGTATGCACGTCGAGCACCACGGCGCCGCCCGCCTTGGCATTGAACTTTTCCACCGCTTCCTTCAGCTGCGTGAAGGCGATGTACTGGATCTTGCTGTCGACGGACAGGGTCAGGTCCTTGCCGTCATGCGGTTCGTGGATGAAGCCGATGTCTTCGACGATATGGCCCAGGCGGTCCTTGATCACGCGGCGGCTGCCGGTGGTGCCGACGAGGGTTTTCTGCTGCGCCAGTTCCATGCTTTCCTGGCCCACGTCTTCCACGTTGGTAAAGCCGACCACGTGGGTCATCACTTCGCCCTGTGGATAAAAGCGCTTGTATTCCTTGCGTTCGTCGATGCCGTCGATGCCCAGCTTGGAGATCTTGTCGGCCACGTCCATCTCGACCTGGCGCTTCAGGTAAACGAAGCTGCGGTCCGAATCGAGCTTCTTGCGCAATTCGTTGACGTTCATTTCCAGCAGGCCGGCCAGCGCATTGATTTTTTCGGGTGTCGCCTGCAGCACGTCGTCGGGAATGGCCCAGATGGCCTTCACGGGAACGGACGACGCCAGCACCTGGCCATTGCGGTCGGTGATCTTGCCGCGCGTGGCAGGCAATTCCAGCGTGCGCTCATAGCGCGCCTTGCCCTGCTTTTGCAGGAACTGCGTCGAGACGCCCTGCAGCCACAAGGCGCGCGCGCCCAGGCCGGCGAAAGCGAAGAACAGCAGGAACAGCACGACGCGCGAACGCCAGACGGGCAGACGCACTGCCAGTACGGGGTTTTTCGAGAATGGCACGCCCTTCGACGCCGCCACCCGGCCGTTGCTGTTACCGCCCAACTTCATTATTCGCCCTCCGTCAGGTACTGCGTGCGTGCCGCCGTCAGCGGCGTCATGCTCAGGTCGCGCCGCGCTATCGATTCGATGCGCTCATGCTTGCCCAGGGTGGACTGGTCCAGCTGCAGCTGCGCCCAGTCGATGTCGAGCTGGCGCGACAGCGCTTGCGCGCGCTCCAGGTCGATCAGCAGGTGGCGCGCCTGGTACTGCGCGTTCACCAGCGACAGGCCGCAGCACACCAGCAGGGCCGACAGCACGACACTGAGCTTGCCAGTCATCGGGCGCCGCCGCTTGCAGGCGCCGCCAGCGGCAGGCGTTGTGCCACGCGCATCACGGCCGAGCGCGAACGCGGGTTCGCCTCGATCTCGGCGTCGGACGGCTTCATCTTGGAAATGAGCTTCATCTCCGGCTGCGGCAAGTCGACGGCGCGGATCGGCAGGCGGCGGTCAGGCTGCTCCACATTCGCCTTCGAGGCGAAGAAGCGCTTGACCATGCGGTCTTCCAGCGAGTGAAAACTGATCACGGCCATGCGCGCGCCCGGCGCCAGACAGGCATACGCCTGGTTCAGGCCGATCTCGAGATCCTCGAGCTCTTTGTTAATGAAAATGCGTATGGCCTGAAAGGTGCGGGTAGCGGGGTCCTTACCCTTCTCGCGGGTCTTGACGGCGCCTGCCACGATGCTGGCAAGCTGTCGTGTGCTTGAAATTGGCTGGACTGCCCGGCCAGCAACAATCGCCTTTGCAATCTGAAAAGCAAACCGTTCTTCCCCATAATCGCGTATCACCTTTTCTAAATTCTGCTCGGTTTCCACCGCCAGCCATTCGGCCGCGGAGATGCCGCGCGTGGTATCCATGCGCATGTCCAGCGGTCCGTCGTTGCGGAAGCTGAAACCGCGCGCCGCGTCGTCGACTTGCGGCGACGAGATGCCCAGGTCGAGCAAGATGCCATCGACCTGCCGCACGCCGCGTTCGGCCAGACTGGCCGTCATGGTGGCGAAACTGTCGTGGACGATGTCAAAACGGGGGTCGGCGATCTGTTCGGCCGTGGCGATAGCCTGCAAATCCTTGTCGAAACCGATCAGGCGCGCGTCTGCAGCCAGGCGCGACAGGATCAAACGGCTATGCCCGCCGCGGCCAAACGTGCCGTCGACGTAAATACCGTGCGCGCGGTCGCCCGACAGGTCGAGCGCATCGACCGCTTCATCGAGCAGCACCGTGCGATGCTGAAATTCCGGCACCGTGAGTTGTGTCATTACGGAGCCTTAGAAAGAAAAATTGGAAAGTACATCAGGGGTGCCGGCATCGATCGCCTGCTGTTCTTGCTCGGCCAACTTGGCGGCATCCCATATTTCAAAGTGGCTGCCCATGCCGATCATCATCACTTCGCGCGACAGCCCGACGGCGTTGCGCAATTCAGGGGAGATCAGCACGCGGCCGGCCGAGTCCAGCTCGACGTCAACGGCGTTGCCGAGGAAGATGCGCTGCCAGGCGCGCGCCGACATGGGCCAGGTGGCGATTTGCTGGCGGTGGCTTTCCCACACGGGACGGGGGAAAAACAGCAGGCAGCCATCGGGGTGTTTCGTCAGGGTCAGGCGACCTTCGCATTGAATCGCCAGCGCGTCACGGTGCTTGGCAGGGATAGACATCCTGCCTTTGGCATCGAGACTGATTGCGGACGCGCCTTGAAACACGGAAGACCTTTTTTGAGCTTGGCTTGCGACGCCTTGGCGTCACGCAGAAAAGGGAAAAATTCCCACAAAAACACACTTTTTCACACAGTTGCCCACTTTAGAGTAAGCAAAGATAGTGGTCAAGCGGTTTCCGATTGGCAAAACAGGAATTTTAGTAATGAAATTAAGGACTTAGCGCATATCGTTGAAGGAGTCTCAAATAAAAATATATCGATAAATTAGATACTTATGAAAGATAGTGAATGTGCTACCTCATCTGCACACATGTGTTTTCCTACCGTAAACATCGAAAAAGACGAAATGAAAAAATTGAATTTTTTACAGTTAGTTGACACATGACAATAGTTTCGTCGTGCGAGCACAACGGTAATCGAGTGCCTGGAAAGACTTGGTTTATGGCAAAAAAATGAGCACACAATGCCCCGCTTGCCCGATTTTCCGGGGGCCGGCCATACCCGCGAAAACTTTTTTTGCAATGCAGCAATTAATTAAACTTCAGAAACTTTAACCAATTGTTCATTTTTAGTTGTATATACAACTTTATCTTAAGCACTATATTTTTAGAAACAAAAAAGCCCCGTTGCCGGGGCTTTTTGGTCATGCCGGCGGTGCGAAAAACACCGTCGCCGAACACCTCTTGGCATGCCAAAGGGTAAAGAATTCAAGTGAAGCAGGCCGGTAGGCCGGATTTTGTTACGGCGCCTTCCCTTGCAGGTCGGCGCTATGACAGTCATTCCTCTAGGCGCCAGATTACTCGGGCGCTCAAGCTTTCTACCCGCACGCTCCGCGAGCAGCATCATCGCGTGCCTATTTGAAATTGCACCAGGTGGAGGTTACCGCGTTTCACCGTAACTTAATACGCTCGTCTCTGTGGCCCTATTCCTCGCCTTATACTCCCCCGACATACAAGTACGCCGGGTCGGCTTTCGGCGGACGGCCGTTAACCGTCACCCCGCTCTATGGAGTCCGGACCTTCCTCCCGCCAGCGCATTGCTGCGCCAGCCAGCGACTGTCTGGCCTGCTTCACCCGCCATTGTACCGCGCCGCAGCATGTTTCTGCAAAAAGGCCTGCGCACGCGCGGCGCCGCTCGCCAGCCGCGCCTTGCCGGACTGCCCGCCCCGGGGGATTGTGTAATTCGGTGTCGCCATTTCAAAAGCCGGGCCAAATCGGCTCACATAGAATGGCGCAAGCTGCGCGTATACCAGGCGCATGCGCTTCGCTTGCCCGATTTTTCTTTGCCACCCAACTAGAATATAAAGAGCCGAACATGACGCAACAATCCCGTACCGGCGGCCAGATCCTGGTCGATGCCCTGCAGATCCACGGTGTCGACACCGCCTTTGGCGTGCCTGGCGAAAGCTACCTCGACGTGCTCGACGCCCTGCACGATTCGGGCATCCGCTTCATCATCAACCGCCAGGAAGGCGGCGCCGCCTTCATGGCCGAAGCCTACGGCAAGCTGACCGGCAAGCCGGGCATCTGCTTCGTCACGCGCGGCCCGGGCGCCACCAACGCGTCGATCGGCGTGCATACGGCGTACCAGGATTCGACGCCGATGATCCTGTTCATCGGCCAGGTGGGCAACGATTTCGTCGACCGCGAAGCGTTCCAGGAAATCGACTACCGCCGCATGTACGGCCAGATGGCCAAATGGGTGGCACAGATCGACCGCGCCGAGCGCATCCCCGAATACCTGGCGCGCGCCTTCCAGGTGGCCACCAGTGGCCGCCCCGGCCCCGTCGTGCTGGCCTTGCCGGAAGACATGCTCATTTCCATGGCGGCCGTGGCCGATACGCGCCCTTACCAGCCCGTGCAGGCGGCGCCGTCCCATACTCAGATGCAACAGTTGCGCAGCATGCTGGCCGGCGCGCAGCGCCCGCTGCTGCTGCTGGGCGGCACCACCTGGACGCCGCAGGCGTGCGCCGACCTGCAGCAGTTCGCCGAAGCGAATCACTTGCCCGTCGCCTGCGCCTTCCGCTTCCAGGACTTGCTCGACAATGCGCATCCGAACTACATCGGCGACGTCGGCATCGGCATCAACCCGAAGCTGGCCGCGCGCGTCAGGGACGCCGACCTGGTGATCGCCATCGGTCCGCGCCTCGGCGAAATGACCACCGGCGGCTACACGCTGTTCGATTCGCCCGTGCCGCGCCAGCGCCTGGTGCACATCCACACGGATGCCGAGGAGCTGGGCAGCGTCTACCAGGCCGAGCTGATGATCAACAGCGGCATGCCGCAAGCGTGCGCCATGCTCGCTGCGATGGATGCCGTCGACGCGGCCGCCTGGCAGCATACGCCGGCCGCCGCCAAGGCCGAGCTGGCCGCCTACCAGCAGCAGCCGCCGATCTTCCAGGATGGCAAGGCGCCGCTCGACCTGTGGCAAGTGACGCAGGACATCATGGCGCAAGTGCCCGCCGATACCATCCTGACGAACGGCGCCGGCAATTACGCCTCGTGGGCGCACCGCTTCTACCGCTACGGCGGCATGCGCACCCAGCTGGCGCCGACGAATGGCGCCATGGGCTACGGCGTGCCGTCCGGCGTGGCGGCGAAGATCGTGCATCCGGAACGCACCGTGATCACCTTTGCTGGCGATGGCGAATACATG is a window of Janthinobacterium sp. 1_2014MBL_MicDiv DNA encoding:
- a CDS encoding peptidoglycan D,D-transpeptidase FtsI family protein, giving the protein MKLGGNSNGRVAASKGVPFSKNPVLAVRLPVWRSRVVLFLLFFAFAGLGARALWLQGVSTQFLQKQGKARYERTLELPATRGKITDRNGQVLASSVPVKAIWAIPDDVLQATPEKINALAGLLEMNVNELRKKLDSDRSFVYLKRQVEMDVADKISKLGIDGIDERKEYKRFYPQGEVMTHVVGFTNVEDVGQESMELAQQKTLVGTTGSRRVIKDRLGHIVEDIGFIHEPHDGKDLTLSVDSKIQYIAFTQLKEAVEKFNAKAGGAVVLDVHTGEVLALANYPSYDPNDRRKLTGQQLRNRVMTDTFEPGSTLKPITVSLALDTGRVKPGTLIDTGPGRYTIADRTITDTKPHGVINVSEIIEMSSNIGTSKIALGMPSQEMWEMFTKVGFGQQPKWGFPGAVAGRVRPYKSWRPVEQATMSYGNGISVSLIQLARSYMMFARDGDTIPLSFQKVNELPVGQQVIKPKTAAEMRAMLELVVSGAHGSAKRAQVAGYRVGGKTGTAYKVENGRYAMPRKYIGSFVGMVPMSAPRFIIAVMIDEPTGPAHYGGQVAAPAFAAIATNALRAMNVPPDSSVTEIVVPANAGPEAM
- a CDS encoding thiamine pyrophosphate-binding protein, with translation MTQQSRTGGQILVDALQIHGVDTAFGVPGESYLDVLDALHDSGIRFIINRQEGGAAFMAEAYGKLTGKPGICFVTRGPGATNASIGVHTAYQDSTPMILFIGQVGNDFVDREAFQEIDYRRMYGQMAKWVAQIDRAERIPEYLARAFQVATSGRPGPVVLALPEDMLISMAAVADTRPYQPVQAAPSHTQMQQLRSMLAGAQRPLLLLGGTTWTPQACADLQQFAEANHLPVACAFRFQDLLDNAHPNYIGDVGIGINPKLAARVRDADLVIAIGPRLGEMTTGGYTLFDSPVPRQRLVHIHTDAEELGSVYQAELMINSGMPQACAMLAAMDAVDAAAWQHTPAAAKAELAAYQQQPPIFQDGKAPLDLWQVTQDIMAQVPADTILTNGAGNYASWAHRFYRYGGMRTQLAPTNGAMGYGVPSGVAAKIVHPERTVITFAGDGEYMMNGQELATAVQYHAGVVIIVFNNQMFGTIRMHQERDYPGRVSGTTLHNPDFAALAQAYGAHGEVVNTTEEFAPALQRALAHAKAHSLPALIELRYDGNLITPNATLATIRATAEKAQAAK
- the mraZ gene encoding division/cell wall cluster transcriptional repressor MraZ, which produces MFQGASAISLDAKGRMSIPAKHRDALAIQCEGRLTLTKHPDGCLLFFPRPVWESHRQQIATWPMSARAWQRIFLGNAVDVELDSAGRVLISPELRNAVGLSREVMMIGMGSHFEIWDAAKLAEQEQQAIDAGTPDVLSNFSF
- the rsmH gene encoding 16S rRNA (cytosine(1402)-N(4))-methyltransferase RsmH, yielding MTQLTVPEFQHRTVLLDEAVDALDLSGDRAHGIYVDGTFGRGGHSRLILSRLAADARLIGFDKDLQAIATAEQIADPRFDIVHDSFATMTASLAERGVRQVDGILLDLGISSPQVDDAARGFSFRNDGPLDMRMDTTRGISAAEWLAVETEQNLEKVIRDYGEERFAFQIAKAIVAGRAVQPISSTRQLASIVAGAVKTREKGKDPATRTFQAIRIFINKELEDLEIGLNQAYACLAPGARMAVISFHSLEDRMVKRFFASKANVEQPDRRLPIRAVDLPQPEMKLISKMKPSDAEIEANPRSRSAVMRVAQRLPLAAPASGGAR
- the ftsL gene encoding cell division protein FtsL — protein: MTGKLSVVLSALLVCCGLSLVNAQYQARHLLIDLERAQALSRQLDIDWAQLQLDQSTLGKHERIESIARRDLSMTPLTAARTQYLTEGE